The genomic interval ATTCCAGGCTGGACAATGAGGAAGGCAGCGATTGTAGATTGTTGCAGCCACTTATGCAGAGGCTTTGTAGTGATCTTAGATGTAGGAAGACATCCTCATTGTCTGCAGTGAAGGTGGTGATCTCTGAGCAATCTTGGATGTCTAGGTTCTCAATGTGCTCAAGCCTTTCCCTTAAAAGATGGCATGTGAGTATTCTCATATGATCAACGATAAGGCTTCTAAGTGACTGAAAGCTTGCTACAACTCCATTGGTCACTGGCGAGGAAAATCTGGCAAGTAGCTTGGGGCAATTGAATATGCAGAGAGATGAGACAGTGGTGACAGTGGTCAATTGTGTCATCTTCACATCATGATGGTATGGAACCCAGAACCCTTTTTTTGCAATTGTCAGCTCTGTAAGGCTTGGAGGTAGTGGAGGCAGCTCTTTGAGCTTTTGGCAGTCCTTAATCACAATATTGCGGAGATTCATCATTTCCTGGCCTGTCCATGACCACTCATTTAGTTCTTGCATGTCATCAAGAACTAGCTCCTCTAATGACTGGAAAGCCACATGTGAACTTCTATTGCCATATACCTCTAGGCCTATTTGCCTCACTGTTTTCAAACGCTGCAACCAAATAGTCCTGACAGATGGAAGCTGACCAAGTGGTGGAAGCTGCTCCCAAGCATTGCAACCACTGAGGAAGATGAGCTCAAGATTGATTAGCCATTTGCTTTCAAGCCAACTGGGGGCTTTGACTCCCATCCAACCGATGATGTCCAGCCTCTTCAGATTTGGGTGTGGCTGGAGATACTCTAACACCTCTGCTTCCTTATCTGAGTTTACCAAATCTCGAGCAGGTGCCCACATCAGCTGCAGCATTGTCAGGTTTACTTTCTTACACAACATGGCTTCCTTTGCCTCATCAGGAGCATCAATGTTCTCAAGGTTCCTAATGTGGAGGGATCCACGAAGCTCTTGTAGATAACCAAGCTGAATTATGCTGTTTGTTTCCTCACTGGTGACCTTGAAAATGGGCAATCTCTGAAGGTATCTTAGGCTTCCTATGTCTGTTATAGTGGAAAGAATCTGGTTAGCTGCTGTCAGATGCCGTAAAACTGACCAGGTTGTTTATGCTTGAAGGTAACTTTTCAAGCCTGCAGCCTGATAAGTTTAGAACTTGCAAGTGGTAAAGTTTACCCAAGTATTCTGGTAACATGTTGATGGCAGTTGATGAGATATTTAGGTATCGGAGATGCACACACTGTCGTATACTGTCAGGAAGTCTGTCAATCTTGCAAGGTGATAAATCCAAGACACGAAGGCTTTGAAGGTTATCAAGAACTACTTGTGGGATGGAAATGTTGATTGGAGCCACCATTCTGCTCGTAAAGAAAATGAGAGTGCGCAGGTTCATGTATGGTATTGTCTCGTCAAGCATTGAAAGGCTATCTAGATGGATTGATAGATGGCGTACAGAGGATGGGATCCTTCTCTGTTCATCACCTCCTATTCGGAAACATTCTTCGGCTGAAACTGATTTGGCAAGTTTGTGAATAACGGGAGGCATCACATAATAGCTGACAAATTGTTTCTTCTGAATGGCAAAAAATGACCGACTACATAACTCATCAACATATTGCTTCCCAATGTCTTCCATTCTCCTGCAACCATCTGGGTATACATAACCTTGTGCCATCCACATGAGGATCAACTGCTCAGCTTCAAATTCCCAGTCCTTGGGGAAGATACTGCAATATGCAAGGCATTGTTGAAGGTGCACTGGGAGATTCTCATAGCTATGCTGAAAAATTGGCATGATTTCATCCCATACTGCATTTCTCTGTAAGACTTGTTTCCACTTATCTGTGGTGTGTTTACATTTCAGCTGTCTAGCGACCACCTTTGCGGCAAGAGGTAGACCATTAAGTGTCTTAGCAATCTCGCTCCCAATATTCGCCAACTGTGAATTTATAAGATGGTTCGTATCATCAAACACAATCATTTTTATCAGGGACCAGCAATCCTTATCTGACAAGCACTCCAGGTTATTTATATGGGCTGACTGTAGCATCTCCGCCACCATACTGGATCGGGTGGTCAGAAGTATCTTGCTCCCATTTGCTGCAGCCTTTAGGGGAGAAAGAAGCTTCTGCCAGTTCTCATGCTCTATCGCCAGAGTTATCTTGTCATTGCTCCAGACATCATCTAAGACAAGCAGAAACCGTTTGGATACGAGCCTTGCTCGCAGTGCCACCTGAAGCCTGTTGAAATTTGTTATGCTGTCATGCCTAAATCGACTGCTGGAAACTGACTCTAGCATCTCTCTTGTGATCCTGGACTCATCAAAGGCATCAGTAACACAGATCCACATTCTCATGTCAAAGTACTGTGCTACTCTAGTGTTGTTGTACACATGCTGTGCTAGAGCAGTCTTGCCAACGCCACCAACTCCAACAATGGAGGCAACCGAGACTGGATTATCACCATCAACCTGAGAGCTTAAAAGAGTACTTACCAACTGTTGGATTTCTGATTCTCGCCCGAAGATTTCCCCATGGGCAACTGAGCTTGTCATGATGCTGTATCTGCTGTGCCTGGGCTTCCTTGGTAGACTGAGTGCTTCACTGACTCCACTAGCAACCTGCTCAAGGCGCTCCAACAGATTTACCATCTGATTCTTGAGCCTGGTTGATCTATCCCAGTGTGGCTCTAGACCAGAAGCTTGGGCCCCTTGATTGCGAAACCTGGAATGCATAAAGGCGCTGATTGGGCTACTGTTGCTCTCTGTTGAACTTGATTCCTGCATTTGATGATGGAGGCGATTGTACTCAAGCTTGTCTAGGAGGTCCTCTGCATGGTACATGACATCCCGGAGCTCCCGCATCCATGGGAGGGAGCCGTAAGACAGTGAAGGTGTTACCTCTGCCCCATGGAGGACAGACTGCGTGCGAAGCAGCGCGACACGAAGTCTGTTCATCTCATGGCTGATGCCGCAGTCGGCCGCCCAGCTCTGAAGCTGGTAGGACAGATACTTGTCAAAAATGACCTGGATGAACCAGCCACCTACAGCTAGGTAACTGGACATGTCCATGCTTCTCTTTTCTTGAACTTTGTTATCTCCGGCAAGGACTAAGAATCCCTTGAATATTTTCCAAACTAGCTAAGTCCATCTTCAATTCTAATGGGAATCCCCTGGACACCTAAGCCAAGTCTTCGGCCAAGTCTTTGCAAAGACTTCTTCAACTTGAATGTTGGAGGTTCTGGACATTTTGAAAGGGACACATTTTGAGCTCTGAATTACAAAGAACATTTCCGAGCCTTACTATCTTCCTTTTAGATATGTTGAACATCTGTTTCGATGTGAACTTTCCAAGATTCCCAAAGGTGTAAAATCGCACGCTGAATTTTACAAAGGTGTAAAATCGCACGCTGACTCCTGAGACGTTCCAAGCGTCCCGAAGGTGTATAATCGCACGCTGAATTTTACAATTTTGGTGTCTTGATTTCTTGATGAATTTCGGTCTAATATATTCAGAGAGATTTACAAGTAGGGCAATTTGATGGATATACTGCCAACGTTGCTTTCATATAGTGAAGAAAAGACAAGGTTATATAGAAATTTCTTGTAAACTATATATGGTTTATAGTTTGAGAAGTGTGTTTCCGAAAACGAGGGAATAGCTAAGTCTATTGACGGAATCGAAAGGCGAAAACAGTCGTCGTCCATTCGTAATCGTTGGCTGACGAATGAACTCATTGCATTGTTTAATAGCTTGGCTTCGGTGCAACTACATGCgtcagttgattttttttttccttctagcATCAATGCCTGTATTGTGATGGAATCGATTCTAAGCACAGCACTTCTAACATCAGTGAAATGCAGCACTAGACTAGCTAGGCTAGGCTAACGCCGTAGGATGATAATGTGGATTTGGGTTTGGTCTGAATCTGGATAGGCTGTTCGACGCAGCTCAATATCGTAATGGATGGATGGGAGAGGAATGCATCGTATGGTAGTTGAATCCATCTTTGAAGCATAAAAACACAAGAATGAGGTGGAACTGGCTTCAAGGAATCTTTGCTTCTCCCTCTATTCCAAACTATAATAACTTCTAGAGTTCAAACTTTATACCAAATATAGCAACACAATACTTGTAAAAGGTGATTTTAACCATTAAATTACCCATAATTTAGCAAGTCCTTTTACCCTAAAGCTTTGAGGTCACAACACAGAGATCTAAATGCCACCACATCATCAACGAGAAACCAACATCAAATCCTTGTTGCCATGAATATAGTTAACAAAGTCACGCGTTCAGAGAAGAAATGCAATAATAGTGTTACATGAGCTGGCGCTAAAATATATACAGATCATGCCACAAGCCAAAGAGGAAACGAAACCAATCACTAGTGTTAGACTCGCAACCCTTTTTAGGTTCACAGCAACAGTCTCGGCAAAACATGTCAACCAAAATCACAACAAACAAGCTCACTTGTTGCCAGACCAGATGATCAAAAACATGATTGTGCCACTCAAGCACTCAAATTAGATCAGCAACATTCATTGGCATTTCATCAATCTGTGTGCTGTAGTACTGCTCAATATCTCTCAGGATACGGATGTCTTCCTTTTTGACAAAATTGATGGCCACACCCTACAATATGAAATGATTATTTAGTCATTAGAATCTGCCCAATCAAACTGTTACCTATATAGTATGCAGTCAGCTAGCTCGTGATAATAATCATTTCTTATGGCTGGATGCATGGAGATGTATTGAAATCATCTTTCCTaaacttccaaaaaaaattggaattcaGAGAGTAAATATTGGTTAATCATTTCTAGAATCTAAAGATAATGTGATGAACTGTTGGGTGTTTGGTTGGTAGCCACACTTAGCCACATCTTTGGCAAGGAGGTTTACCAACTTAGCCTAGTGTTTGGCTTGCCACAAAAACATATCCATTAACCCGCATGTCGTATACAGAAActttaacaagttttacctaaATCATGGCCAGCAATTTGTTAACCACACATTGTGTTTGTGTCAACAGTGTGAAGTCAGAATTCCTGTGTTCTAATTTGTCATATACTGACAACAAAAAAATGTCAAAGCATTTGATGGATTATTATTGATGATCATTATCGGTGAATGTGTGATTGTGTTGAGCAAAACCATGGTACATATGTATTAGTACAAATGTATCAGTAGAAAGTGTAGCATGCGTCCAAGCATTTGATCCCATTTGATTGTGTTGTGTAGGTGTAGCATTACCTTGCGACCAAAACGTCCAGAGCGACCAATGCGATGGATGTAAAGTTCACGATTATTTGGAAGATCATAGTTTATGACAAGAGAGACctgaaaatgaaaataataatcaatACTCCACGCGCAGTAAAATCAATAGTCttcaaacaaaaatcacaaCAATCTTGCCTGCTGAACATCCAGGCCTCGAGCCCACACATCTGTCGTAATTAGAACACGGGTTGCACCAGACCTGAATTCACCCATAATGGCATCCCTTTCCTTTTGAGGCATGTCACCATGCATAGCTGATACCGTGAAGTTATTGCTGCGCATTCTTTCTGTAAGCCAATCAACCTGACCAAAGGAAACCAaggatataaaaaaaaaacatcaataaCAACAAGTGGGCATGGTTGGAAAACAGTGCAATTcaaaatagttaaaaaaatagcatgatTGTTAAGTCGTAAAGTTGAGTCAAGGTACCCCTGGACCGACTTGTCAACTTGGTCAACCAGTCCACAACTTGGTCATGCAAAAACAGGGTGCAATTACTACTATTATACTGTACTAAGCAACGTATATAGTATAAACTATGGACTA from Oryza glaberrima chromosome 3, OglaRS2, whole genome shotgun sequence carries:
- the LOC127768712 gene encoding putative disease resistance protein RGA1, yielding MLCKKVNLTMLQLMWAPARDLVNSDKEAEVLEYLQPHPNLKRLDIIGWMGVKAPSWLESKWLINLELIFLSGCNAWEQLPPLGQLPSVRTIWLQRLKTVRQIGLEVYGNRSSHVAFQSLEELVLDDMQELNEWSWTGQEMMNLRNIVIKDCQKLKELPPLPPSLTELTIAKKGFWVPYHHDVKMTQLTTVTTVSSLCIFNCPKLLARFSSPVTNGVVASFQSLRSLIVDHMRILTCHLLRERLEHIENLDIQDCSEITTFTADNEDVFLHLRSLQSLCISGCNNLQSLPSSLSSLESLDKLILWNCPELELLPDEQLPLSLRKLEVALCNPVLKDRLRKECGVDWPKIAHIPWVEIDGEILQ
- the LOC127766307 gene encoding putative disease resistance RPP13-like protein 1: MDMSSYLAVGGWFIQVIFDKYLSYQLQSWAADCGISHEMNRLRVALLRTQSVLHGAEVTPSLSYGSLPWMRELRDVMYHAEDLLDKLEYNRLHHQMQESSSTESNSSPISAFMHSRFRNQGAQASGLEPHWDRSTRLKNQMVNLLERLEQVASGVSEALSLPRKPRHSRYSIMTSSVAHGEIFGRESEIQQLVSTLLSSQVDGDNPVSVASIVGVGGVGKTALAQHVYNNTRVAQYFDMRMWICVTDAFDESRITREMLESVSSSRFRHDSITNFNRLQVALRARLVSKRFLLVLDDVWSNDKITLAIEHENWQKLLSPLKAAANGSKILLTTRSSMVAEMLQSAHINNLECLSDKDCWSLIKMIVFDDTNHLINSQLANIGSEIAKTLNGLPLAAKVVARQLKLSSPRTGNLKLSS